From Fusarium oxysporum f. sp. lycopersici 4287 chromosome 10, whole genome shotgun sequence, the proteins below share one genomic window:
- a CDS encoding CMGC/CDK/CDK8 protein kinase, with product MPLRPHIGLGFPAHAYQKRHVEPHDRSTGYQPKVRITDRYRIIGFISSGTYGRVYKAVGRNGKPVGEFAIKKFKPDKEGEQISYTGISQSAIREMSLCSELHHINVIRLCEIMLEDKCIFMVFEYAEHDLLQIIHHHTQQPRHPIPPATIKSIMFQLLNGCQYLHINWVLHRDLKPANIMVTSSGEVKIGDLGLARRFDKPLHSLFSGDKVVVTIWYRAPELILGSYHYTPAIDMWAVGCIFAELLSLRPIFKGEEAKMDSKKTVPFQRNQMQKIIEIMGVPTKDKWPLLPTMPEYNQLNTLANSMASSHHGHHSHHHPHHHHGHYGSRNPPPPPPGGSNLEKWYYSTINHTSAPGGTPPLASLGSEGYKLLAGLLEYDPSKRLTAAQALQSPFFSTGDRVSANCFEGCKNEYPCRRVSQDDNDIRTSSLPGTKRSGLPDDSLIRPAKRQKE from the coding sequence ATGCCTCTTCGTCCTCACATCGGCCTCGGGTTTCCTGCTCACGCTTACCAAAAACGTCATGTAGAACCTCACGATCGCTCAACCGGGTATCAGCCCAAAGTTCGAATTACAGATCGTTACCGCATCATTGGCTTCATCAGCTCGGGTACCTATGGACGGGTTTACAAGGCTGTTGGCCGGAATGGCAAGCCTGTCGGTGAATTCGCTATCAAGAAGTTTAAGCCCGACAAGGAAGGTGAACAGATTAGCTACACGGGCATCTCTCAGAGTGCGATTCGTGAGATGAGCCTTTGCAGCGAACTTCACCACATCAACGTCATTCGTCTTTGCGAAATTATGCTTGAGGACAAGTGTATCTTTATGGTGTTTGAGTATGCCGAGCACGATCTATTACAAATCATCCATCACCACACACAACAGCCACGACATCCGATTCCCCCGGCAACCATCAAAAGTATCATGTTCCAGCTCCTTAACGGATGTCAGTACTTACACATAAACTGGGTTCTTCACCGTGATCTCAAACCTGCCAACATCATGGTCACTTCCTCAGGCGAAGTAAAGATCGGAGACTTGGGTCTAGCACGTCGTTTTGACAAACCTTTACACTCCCTCTTTAGCGGCGATAAAGTTGTCGTTACTATCTGGTATCGTGCTCCCGAACTCATTCTAGGTTCATATCACTACACGCCTGCCATCGATATGTGGGCTGTTGGGTGTATTTTTGCCGAACTTCTTTCCTTGAGGCCGATATTCAAGGGAGAGGAAGCCAAGATGGATAGCAAGAAGACGGTTCCCTTTCAACGCAACCAGATGCAAAAGATTATCGAGATCATGGGTGTGCCAACAAAGGATAAATGGCCCCTTCTGCCGACCATGCCCGAATACAATCAACTCAACACTCTCGCCAACTCCATGGCATCATCTCACCACGGTCACCacagccatcatcatcctcatcaccatcacgGCCACTACGGCTCCCGCAACCCACCACCCCCTCCCCCAGGCGGCTCGAACCTCGAGAAGTGGTATTACAGCACTATCAACCACACCAGCGCCCCCGGCGGTACACCACCACTAGCCTCTCTCGGCTCAGAAGGCTACAAACTCCTTGCTGGTCTTCTAGAATACGACCCCTCAAAGCGTCTCACAGCCGCCcaagctcttcaatctcccttcttctcaaccgGCGACCGTGTGAGTGCGAATTGTTTCGAGGGCTGCAAGAACGAGTATCCATGTCGACGAGTGAGTCAAGATGATAACGATATACGGACGAGTAGCCTTCCGGGTACGAAGCGGAGTGGATTACCGGACGACTCGTTGATAAGGCCTGCCAAGAGGCAGAAGGAGTAG
- a CDS encoding ADP-ribosylation factor 6: protein MGGQFSKMMGKIFGSKEMRLLMLGLDAAGKTTILYKLKLGQDVTTIPTVGFNVETVTYKNVKFNVWDVGGQDKIRPLWRHYFSGTQGLIFVIDSSDRNRMEEARQELHRIINDREMKDSLLLVFANKQDLAEAMKPQEVTEALQLSKLKDKVWYVVPSCATTGEGLLEGLAWLSNNVKAPPTPAKK from the exons ATGGGCGGCCAGTTCTCAAAGATGATGGGCAAGATCTTCGGATCAAAGGAGATGCGCCTGCTCATGCTCGGTCTCGACGCTGCCGGAAAGACAACCATCCTCTACAAGCTCAAGCTGGGCCAGGACGTCACCACGATTCCCACGGTCGGCTTCAACGTCGAGACGGTTACGTACAAGAATGTCAAGTTTAACGTTTGGGACGTCGGTGGCCAGGACAAGATTCGTCCTCTGTGGAGGCATTACTTCAGCG GTACTCAGGGTCTTATCTTCGTTATCGACTCTTCTGATAGGAACCGAATGGAGGAGGCTAGACAAGAACTTCACCGAATCATCAACGATCGTGAGATGAAGGACAGTCTACTACTTGTGTTTGCCAACAAGCAAGATTTGGCAGAGG CTATGAAACCCCAAGAAGTCACTGAGGCCCTTCagctctccaagctcaaggacaaggttTGGTACGTGGTGCCCAGCTGCGCCACCACAGGCGAGGGTCTTCTCGAGGGTCTGGCGTGGTTGTCCAACAATGTCAAGGCCCCTCCGACTCCGGCTAAGAAGTAG
- a CDS encoding SAGA-associated factor 29, protein MANGQKPARDELKNLQEDLGPYYQIPLKPRRSGTHSRENSFQESLRQSSNTPEPKRSGSKRQDPSSRDSTPNRPTKSRTKNHSRDITSDVGTPKRSPRSEHNTPRPESVKPERHNREMSQRNRSGRASNRNNGNSHGEEVQIWELCKSQVGEIVSGINAENDSLTELVTMDKQVGTMDLEKIPSDSLKEMEQLCRTGVKHSEANMSALKNTIEQLKVLRAVVHAKEQQDAQAAGPGKRNARDSAAAASSLYDFDGAGDSPVPSPIGGSARKYGDRARERERERERERERDRDSMPPKADSVEPQGSVGSGVGSGNNKSKVVFSKGDAVAFKPKALNGDTTSDWILGEVAQVMGEGKSRRYKVLDIEPEDQSKQKEYRSSASSMIPITPESQASTLKDWESGKVVLALYPNTTTFYKAEVHSMDSDGKVNLKFEGENDSSTLQQVERRFVIEYRA, encoded by the coding sequence ATGGCTAACGGGCAGAAGCCTGCGCGGGACGAACTCAAGAACCTCCAAGAAGATCTCGGCCCCTATTACCAGATTCCCCTAAAGCCCAGGCGAAGCGGTACTCACTCAAGGGAGAATAGCTTTCAAGAGTCTCTGCGCCAGTCCTCCAACACGCCGGAGCCGAAACGATCAGGCTCGAAGCGACAGGATCCTTCGAGCAGAGATTCGACCCCAAACCGCCCGACCAAGTCGAGAACCAAGAACCATAGTCGAGATATTACGTCGGACGTGGGCACGCCAAAGAGGTCACCGAGAAGTGAACATAATACCCCGCGGCCGGAGTCGGTGAAGCCGGAACGCCACAACCGCGAGATGTCGCAACGAAACAGAAGCGGACGGGCGTCCAACCGCAACAACGGTAATTCACACGGAGAGGAAGTACAGATCTGGGAGCTGTGCAAGAGTCAAGTGGGGGAGATTGTCTCTGGAATCAATGCAGAGAATGACAGTCTTACCGAACTCGTCACGATGGATAAACAAGTCGGTACGAtggacttggagaagattCCAAGTGACTCGTTGAAAGAGATGGAACAGCTATGTCGGACAGGGGTTAAGCACTCGGAGGCTAACATGTCAGCACTCAAAAATACTATCGAGCAGCTTAAAGTGTTGCGCGCCGTGGTGCACGCTAAGGAACAGCAGGATGCTCAAGCAGCGGGGCCTGGTAAGAGGAATGCTCGAGATAGCGCGGCGGCAGCATCTTCGCTCTATGACTTTGACGGGGCTGGTGATTCCCCTGTACCGAGTCCGATTGGAGGATCAGCAAGAAAATATGGTGATCGAGCGAGAGAACGGGAACGAGAACGCGAGAGGGAAAGAGAACGAGATCGTGACAGCATGCCCCCAAAGGCCGATAGCGTCGAGCCCCAGGGGTCAGTTGGAAGCGGTGTCGGATCAGGGAATAACAAGTCCAAAGTTGTTTTCTCAAAAGGCGACGCAGTTGCATTCAAGCCCAAAGCATTGAATGGGGATACAACATCAGACTGGATACTTGGTGAGGTCGCGCAGGTGATGGGTGAAGGCAAAAGCCGACGATACAAGGTCCTCGATATAGAACCCGAGGACCAGAGTAAACAGAAGGAGTACCGATCAAGTGCCAGCAGCATGATTCCCATCACACCCGAGAGTCAAGCGTCGACGTTGAAGGATTGGGAATCAGGCAAGGTGGTGCTAGCGCTGTATCCTAACACGACCACGTTCTACAAGGCGGAGGTCCATAGCATGGACAGCGACGGCAAGGTCAATCTCAAGTTTGAGGGGGAGAACGACTCTTCAACACTACAACAGGTGGAGAGGAGGTTTGTGATTGAATACAGAGCATAG
- a CDS encoding SAGA-associated factor 29: protein MSQRNRSGRASNRNNGNSHGEEVQIWELCKSQVGEIVSGINAENDSLTELVTMDKQVGTMDLEKIPSDSLKEMEQLCRTGVKHSEANMSALKNTIEQLKVLRAVVHAKEQQDAQAAGPGKRNARDSAAAASSLYDFDGAGDSPVPSPIGGSARKYGDRARERERERERERERDRDSMPPKADSVEPQGSVGSGVGSGNNKSKVVFSKGDAVAFKPKALNGDTTSDWILGEVAQVMGEGKSRRYKVLDIEPEDQSKQKEYRSSASSMIPITPESQASTLKDWESGKVVLALYPNTTTFYKAEVHSMDSDGKVNLKFEGENDSSTLQQVERRFVIEYRA, encoded by the coding sequence ATGTCGCAACGAAACAGAAGCGGACGGGCGTCCAACCGCAACAACGGTAATTCACACGGAGAGGAAGTACAGATCTGGGAGCTGTGCAAGAGTCAAGTGGGGGAGATTGTCTCTGGAATCAATGCAGAGAATGACAGTCTTACCGAACTCGTCACGATGGATAAACAAGTCGGTACGAtggacttggagaagattCCAAGTGACTCGTTGAAAGAGATGGAACAGCTATGTCGGACAGGGGTTAAGCACTCGGAGGCTAACATGTCAGCACTCAAAAATACTATCGAGCAGCTTAAAGTGTTGCGCGCCGTGGTGCACGCTAAGGAACAGCAGGATGCTCAAGCAGCGGGGCCTGGTAAGAGGAATGCTCGAGATAGCGCGGCGGCAGCATCTTCGCTCTATGACTTTGACGGGGCTGGTGATTCCCCTGTACCGAGTCCGATTGGAGGATCAGCAAGAAAATATGGTGATCGAGCGAGAGAACGGGAACGAGAACGCGAGAGGGAAAGAGAACGAGATCGTGACAGCATGCCCCCAAAGGCCGATAGCGTCGAGCCCCAGGGGTCAGTTGGAAGCGGTGTCGGATCAGGGAATAACAAGTCCAAAGTTGTTTTCTCAAAAGGCGACGCAGTTGCATTCAAGCCCAAAGCATTGAATGGGGATACAACATCAGACTGGATACTTGGTGAGGTCGCGCAGGTGATGGGTGAAGGCAAAAGCCGACGATACAAGGTCCTCGATATAGAACCCGAGGACCAGAGTAAACAGAAGGAGTACCGATCAAGTGCCAGCAGCATGATTCCCATCACACCCGAGAGTCAAGCGTCGACGTTGAAGGATTGGGAATCAGGCAAGGTGGTGCTAGCGCTGTATCCTAACACGACCACGTTCTACAAGGCGGAGGTCCATAGCATGGACAGCGACGGCAAGGTCAATCTCAAGTTTGAGGGGGAGAACGACTCTTCAACACTACAACAGGTGGAGAGGAGGTTTGTGATTGAATACAGAGCATAG
- a CDS encoding mannose-6-phosphate isomerase, producing the protein MQVPLLRLQCGVNSYAWGKKGNDSAAARFAAATPSDDLKIESDTPYAELWMGTHPSNPSRDLNTGRTLLDLCEDNQSLLSQTISSHYGNKLPFLFKVLSIAKALSIQAHPNKKLAEQLHARDAKNYPDDNHKPEMAIAITPFEGLCGFRPLTEIAHFLETVPALRALVGEEAAKEFAQVARDGEEGVTDEKKKFLKKAFGALMSSSAEDIAEQMPKLVEQAEKEGADFAGGGVRATSGEKLAELVKRTHGEFGDDIGCFVLFFLNFVTLEPGEALFLVADDIHAYISGDIMECMAASDNVVRAGFTPKFKDVTTLVDMLTYNFAPIEQQKMAPTEYPYATLNRNAYSSGSAVALYDPPIEEFSVVRTLLRGNGAKATFEPIEGPSIVICTSGKGRIAVGPTSYEMKEGYVYFVGATAELVLESEGGEDDEFTTFKAFCEIDDSEKQKL; encoded by the exons ATGCAGGTTCCTCTACTTCGTCTACAATGCGGCGTTAACTCGTACGCCTGGGGAAAGAAGGGCAATGATTCTGCCGCTGCGCGATTTGCGGCCGCTACGCCCTCTGACGACCTCAAGATCGAGTCTGATACCCCATACGCTGAG TTGTGGATGGGAACTCATCCCTCGAACCCTTCTCGAGACCTCAACACCGGCCGAACCCTCCTCGATCTCTGCGAGGACAACCAGTCCCTCCTCTCCCAAACCATCTCCTCCCACTACGGCAACAAGCttcccttcctcttcaaGGTCCTCTCCATCGCAAAAGCGCTCTCGATCCAAGCCCACCccaacaagaagctcgcCGAGCAACTCCACGCTCGCGACGCAAAGAACTACCCTGATGACAACCACAAGCCCGAAATGGCCATCGCCATTACTCCCTTCGAGGGTCTCTGCGGTTTCCGACCCCTCACTGAGATTGCTCACTTCCTCGAGACAGTGCCTGCGCTGAGAGCGCTTGTTGGCGAAGAAGCTGCGAAGGAGTTTGCGCAGGTTGCCAGGGATGGTGAGGAAGGTGTTacggatgagaagaagaagttcttgaagaaggcttTTGGTGCGCTCATGTCGTCGTCTGCTGAGGATATTGCTGAGCAGATGCCCAAGCTTGTTGAGCAAGCGGAGAAGGAGGGCGCTGATTTCGCTGGCGGTGGTGTCCGTGCTACCTCTGGCGAGAAGCTCGCTGAGCTTGTGAAGCGAACACACGGCGAATTTGGTGACGACATTGGTTGCTTtgttctcttcttcctgaaCTTCGTCACACTGGAGCCTGGCGAGGCTTTGTTCCTTGTCGCCGACGACATTCACGCCTACATTTCCGGCGACATCATGGAGTGCATGGCAGCTTCCGACAACGTCGTCCGCGCCGGTTTCACACCCAAGTTCAAAGACGTCACAACACTTGTCGACATGCTGACCTACAACTTTGCGCCCATCGAGCAACAAAAGATGGCACCCACCGAATATCCCTACGCAACACTCAACCGCAACGCCTACAGTTCCGGCTCAGCAGTGGCACTCTACGACCCCCCCATCGAGGAATTCAGCGTCGTGCGCACCCTGCTCCGCGGTAACGGCGCAAAGGCTACTTTTGAGCCTATCGAAGGACCCAGCATTGTCATCTGCACGAGTGGAAAGGGAAGGATCGCTGTTGGACCTACGAGCTATGAGATGAAGGAGGGGTATGTGTACTTTGTGGGTGCTACGGCTGAGCTTGTGCTTGAGAGTGAGGGgggtgaggatgatgagtTCACGACGTTCAAGGCGTTTTGTGAGATCGATGACTCtgagaagcagaagctaTAG
- a CDS encoding peptidyl-prolyl cis-trans isomerase-like 4, whose protein sequence is MSVLLETSEGDIVIDLLVDHAPKLCENFLKLCKVKYYNFSPVHSVQKNFSFQTGDPLGPLSKDSDGGSSIWGHVSGDPAKRTFPAFFHPKLKHLERGTVSMATAPLQSDPDTRVAGSQFIVTLGEDTDYLDGKAAIFGKVVEGFEVLDKINEAIVDEKGYPLIDIRIKHTVILDDPYPDPPGLREPSSSPPPTAQQLKTVRIEDEAALHADDNVDEEELERRRRNREAQAQALTLEMMGDLPFAEVKPPENVLFVCKLNPVTGDEDLELIFGRFGKILSCEVIRDQKTGDSLQYAFIEFEDKASCEAAYFKMQDVLIDDRRIHVDFSQSVSKLSDVWRRDTNSKRRATAHRGGWGGVDELEKRRQYRDEGEKITGGNYRMVYGEEEMKGRLGRGGQKQEKDDAPPPRSQDDEGPSRRRSRSRSRSPRPRDRSRDRYRKPRDDRQGDRRDRDHDRNRYRDRGHDRRDRGKERDRFGRDDYDRRPRR, encoded by the exons ATGTCAGTTCTCTTGGAGACCAGCGAAGGTGACATTGTCATCGATCTTCTGGTCGACCATGCACCCAAACTTTGCGAAAA CTTTCTGAAGCTCTGCAAGGTCAAGTATTACAACTTCTCACCTGTTCACTCTGTACAGAAGAACTTCTCCTTCCAAACCGGCGATCCTCTTGGCCCTCTGTCCAAAGATTCCGATGGCGGCTCTTCAATATGGGGTCACGTATCCGGCGACCCAGCGAAACGAACATTCCCAGCCTTTTTCCACCCCAAGTTGAAACACTTGGAGCGAGGAACAGTCAGCATGGCTACAGCCCCCCTCCAGTCCGATCCTGATACACGAGTGGCTGGATCTCAGTTTATTGTCACATTGGGCGAAGACACAGACTACTTGGACGGAAAGGCAGCGATCTTTGGAAAGGTCGTCGAAGGCTTTGAAGTACTGGACAAGATCAATGAAGCGATTGTGGACGAGAAGGGCTACCCGCTTATCGACATTCGAATCAAGCATACGGTTATTCTGGACGATCCCTACCCTGACCCGCCTGGCTTGAGAGAACCGAGCTCAAGTCCCCCTCCGACCGCCCAGCAGTTGAAGACTGTTCGAATCGAAGACGAGGCAGCATTGCACGCAGATGACAATGTCGATGAGGAAGAGTTGGAAAGGAGGCGTCGCAATCGCGAGGCACAGGCGCAAGCTCTCACTCTGGAAATGATGGGAGATTTGCCGTTTGCAGAGGTCAAGCCTCCTGAGAACGTTTTGTTCGTTTGCAAACTGAACCCCGTGACTGGCGACGAAGATTTGGAGCTCATCTTTGGCCGTTTCGGCAAGATTTTGAGTTGTGAAGTTATCAGAGACCAAAAGACTGGCGACAGTTTACAATATGCATTCATCGAATTCGAGGACAAGGCGTCATGTGAGGCAGCCTACTTCAAGATGCAAGATGTTCTCATCGACGATCGACGCATTCATGTGGACTTCTCTCAGAGTGTCAGCAAACTGAGCGATGTGTGGCGAAGGGATACGAACAGCAAGCGAAGGGCGACTGCTCACCGAGGCGGATGGGGAGGTGTCGATGAGCTCGAGAAGCGCCGACAATACCGAGATGAGGGAGAAAAGATTACGGGTGGTAATTACAGAATGGTCTACGGGGAAGAGGAAATGAAAGGCAGACTGGGGCGCGGTGGACAGAAACaggagaaggatgatgcGCCTCCTCCAAGATCTCAGGATGATGAAGGGCCATCACGTCGACGAAGTCGGAGTCGGAGTCGGAGTCCGCGGCCAAGAGATCGAAGTCGGGATCGATATCGCAAACCACGAGATGACCGTCAAGGCGACCGGCGCGATAGAGATCATGATAGAAACCGATATCGGGACCGTGGCCACGATCGTCGAGACCGAGGTAAAGAAAGGGATCGATTTGGACGGGACGATTATGATCGCAGGCCAAGGAGATAA